Proteins encoded in a region of the Paramagnetospirillum magneticum AMB-1 genome:
- a CDS encoding SDR family oxidoreductase: protein MTRDGVSPLLPRAALVTGGGRRIGRAIALDLARQGFAVAVHCHHSAADAQAVRDEITGHGGRAVVVSADLGREDQVTSLVASAQSALGPLGLLVNNASVFEKDDALGADRASWDLHMEVNLRAPFVLTQGFARALPPDAEGLVVNLLDQRVWSLTPHFTSYTLSKAALWAATQTLALALAPRIRVVGIGPGPALPSSRQTEAQFAAQVADLPLARGTSPEEVCRTLRFLLATPSITGQMIALDGGQHLGWAVGGTTPDE, encoded by the coding sequence ATGACCCGGGACGGCGTATCGCCCCTTCTGCCCCGGGCCGCGCTGGTCACCGGCGGCGGGCGGCGGATCGGTCGCGCCATCGCCCTCGATCTGGCCCGGCAGGGCTTTGCCGTGGCGGTTCATTGCCATCATTCGGCGGCGGACGCCCAGGCGGTCCGCGACGAGATCACCGGTCATGGCGGCCGCGCCGTGGTGGTGTCGGCGGACCTGGGCCGCGAGGATCAGGTGACCTCCCTGGTCGCATCGGCCCAATCGGCGCTGGGGCCCCTGGGCCTGCTGGTCAATAACGCTTCGGTGTTCGAGAAGGACGACGCCCTGGGGGCTGATCGCGCCAGTTGGGACCTGCACATGGAGGTCAACCTGCGCGCCCCCTTCGTGCTGACACAAGGCTTCGCCCGCGCCTTGCCCCCGGATGCCGAGGGATTGGTGGTCAATCTGCTGGATCAGCGGGTGTGGAGCCTGACGCCCCATTTCACCAGCTATACCCTGTCCAAGGCCGCCCTGTGGGCCGCCACCCAGACCCTGGCCCTGGCCCTGGCGCCCCGCATCCGGGTGGTGGGCATCGGTCCCGGCCCTGCCCTGCCCAGTTCGCGCCAGACCGAGGCCCAGTTCGCCGCCCAGGTGGCGGACCTGCCCCTGGCCCGGGGCACCTCGCCTGAAGAGGTGTGCCGGACCCTGCGCTTCTTGTTGGCAACCCCCTCCATCACCGGTCAAATGATCGCATTGGATGGGGGGCAGCACCTGGGCTGGGCGGTGGGTGGTACTACCCCTGATGAGTGA
- a CDS encoding serine/threonine-protein kinase → MGKLMERIGKYVIHTAVVTTGYSRVFLCHDPDLQVPVAAKLFDPKPGDDSLLSPAQQLSRFLTEVRTLASFDHPYIVGVKTLEHLADGRPYFVMPYMAAHLPYEIGKDFPTAEAAAAASERDRPRRMNGSRAMLVMKQLSSAVLALHKRGLVHRFLKPSNVLLSATQNGAVKLCDFSLIKLAEKNLPLPGFWMGDAAYTAPEQMENATAVDSRADVYSLGVLAYRLLIGGLPDLSVPAVLPGGFPEQLAALVAACTDPDPSRRPPHAGDVLGALDRVPAPSRPAAAKPTVQVVASKPRPQTPAAETSGAEAPAAQPVAAKSR, encoded by the coding sequence ATGGGAAAGCTCATGGAGCGCATAGGCAAATACGTCATTCACACGGCGGTGGTCACCACGGGCTACAGCCGGGTGTTTCTGTGCCACGATCCGGACCTGCAGGTTCCGGTGGCGGCCAAGCTGTTCGACCCCAAGCCGGGCGACGACAGCCTGCTCAGTCCCGCGCAGCAGCTGAGCCGCTTCCTCACCGAGGTGCGCACCCTGGCGTCCTTCGACCACCCCTATATCGTCGGGGTCAAGACGCTGGAGCATCTGGCCGACGGGCGGCCCTATTTCGTCATGCCCTACATGGCGGCCCATCTTCCCTATGAGATCGGCAAGGACTTTCCCACCGCCGAGGCCGCCGCCGCCGCGTCCGAGCGCGACCGGCCGCGCCGCATGAACGGCAGCCGGGCCATGCTGGTGATGAAGCAATTGTCCTCGGCCGTCCTGGCGCTGCACAAGCGGGGGCTGGTCCACCGCTTCCTCAAGCCGTCCAACGTGCTGCTGTCGGCCACCCAGAACGGCGCCGTGAAGCTGTGCGATTTCTCGCTGATCAAGCTGGCGGAGAAGAACCTGCCCCTGCCCGGCTTCTGGATGGGCGACGCCGCCTACACCGCGCCGGAGCAGATGGAGAACGCCACCGCCGTGGATTCCCGGGCCGACGTCTATTCCCTGGGCGTGCTGGCCTATCGCCTGCTGATCGGCGGCCTGCCCGACCTGTCGGTGCCGGCGGTGCTGCCCGGCGGCTTTCCCGAGCAATTGGCGGCCCTGGTCGCCGCCTGTACCGATCCCGACCCGTCCCGGCGTCCGCCCCATGCCGGCGACGTGCTGGGCGCCCTGGACCGTGTGCCGGCCCCGTCGCGCCCCGCCGCCGCCAAGCCGACCGTCCAGGTGGTGGCCAGCAAGCCCCGTCCCCAGACTCCCGCGGCGGAGACATCCGGGGCGGAGGCCCCCGCCGCCCAGCCCGTGGCTGCCAAGTCCCGATGA